Proteins from a single region of Microbacterium sp. zg-Y818:
- the ybeY gene encoding rRNA maturation RNase YbeY: protein MTIEINNESGVPVDETVLLRLMEHNLAGLNVSPDADVAILLVDEGAMEALHVQWMDEPGPTDVLSFPMDELRPGTEDMPTPAGLLGDIVLCPQVAEAQALAARHSTLDELVMLTTHGLLHLLGFDHAEPEEEREMFGLQKQLILDFAAAERRRPRT from the coding sequence ATGACCATCGAGATCAACAACGAGTCGGGAGTGCCGGTCGACGAGACCGTGCTGCTGCGACTCATGGAGCACAACCTCGCGGGCCTCAACGTCAGTCCCGACGCCGACGTGGCGATTCTGCTCGTCGACGAAGGCGCGATGGAGGCGCTGCACGTGCAGTGGATGGACGAGCCCGGTCCGACCGACGTGCTGAGCTTCCCGATGGACGAGCTGCGCCCCGGAACGGAAGACATGCCGACCCCCGCCGGGCTGCTGGGCGACATCGTGCTCTGCCCGCAGGTGGCCGAGGCGCAGGCGCTGGCGGCACGCCACTCCACGCTTGACGAACTGGTGATGCTCACGACGCACGGTCTGCTGCATCTGCTCGGCTTCGATCACGCCGAGCCCGAAGAAGAGCGCGAGATGTTCGGGTTGCAGAAGCAGCTCATCCTCGACTTCGCCGCGGCTGAGCGGCGGCGCCCCCGCACATGA
- a CDS encoding PhoH family protein produces MVQLLGPQDRLLRVVEREHPDVDVHVRGNEITLSGDAAAVVAARELVDELITMTRAGQGLDAVDVSSSSRMLRSDGPRPSEVMGEAILTTRGKVIRPKTAGQKAYVDAIDENTIVFGIGPAGTGKTYLAMAKAVQALQRKEVNRIILTRPAVEAGERLGFLPGSLTDKIDPYLRPLYDALNEMLDPELVPKLMASGTIEVAPLAYMRGRTLNDSFVVLDEAQNTTPEQMKMFLTRLGFGTRMVVTGDITQVDLPQGTSGLRLVTRVLKDIDDIHFAQLTSDDVVRHTLVGRIVDAYSVYDEQRLAHRRERDEASEFANRAERRGASRTAGPRDHIPKRGRS; encoded by the coding sequence ATGGTGCAGCTGCTGGGACCGCAGGACCGCCTGCTGCGGGTGGTCGAGCGGGAGCACCCCGACGTGGACGTGCACGTGCGGGGAAACGAGATCACGCTGTCGGGAGACGCCGCTGCGGTGGTCGCCGCACGCGAGCTCGTCGACGAGCTGATCACCATGACCCGCGCCGGTCAGGGACTGGACGCCGTCGACGTCTCGAGTTCGAGCCGCATGCTGCGCAGCGACGGCCCGAGGCCGTCCGAGGTCATGGGCGAGGCGATCCTGACCACGCGCGGCAAGGTGATCCGCCCGAAGACCGCGGGTCAGAAGGCCTACGTCGACGCGATCGACGAGAACACCATCGTCTTCGGCATCGGTCCGGCCGGTACCGGCAAGACCTACCTCGCGATGGCCAAGGCCGTGCAGGCCCTGCAGCGCAAAGAGGTCAACCGCATCATCCTCACCCGTCCCGCCGTCGAGGCGGGGGAGCGGCTGGGCTTTCTGCCGGGCTCGCTGACGGACAAGATCGACCCCTACCTGCGCCCGCTGTACGACGCACTCAACGAGATGCTCGACCCCGAGCTCGTTCCCAAGCTCATGGCCAGCGGCACCATCGAAGTCGCGCCGCTGGCGTACATGCGCGGTCGCACCCTGAACGACTCCTTCGTCGTGCTCGACGAGGCGCAGAACACCACCCCCGAGCAGATGAAGATGTTCCTCACCCGCCTGGGCTTCGGCACCCGCATGGTGGTCACCGGCGACATCACCCAGGTCGACCTGCCGCAGGGCACCTCGGGGCTGCGCCTGGTCACGCGCGTGCTGAAGGACATCGACGACATCCACTTCGCCCAGCTCACCAGTGACGACGTCGTGCGTCACACCCTTGTCGGGCGCATCGTCGACGCGTACAGCGTCTACGACGAGCAGCGCCTCGCCCACCGGCGTGAGCGCGATGAGGCATCCGAATTCGCCAACCGCGCCGAACGGCGCGGTGCGTCGCGCACCGCCGGGCCGCGCGACCACATTCCCAAACGAGGACGCTCATGA
- a CDS encoding histidine triad nucleotide-binding protein produces MTEPSVFTRILNGEIPSDIVAETENAFAIRDIAPQAPVHLLVIPKTQEYRNVAELAAGDPQLLAEMVGLASSLAAEHGDGDFRLVFNTGPSAGQTVFHVHAHVLAGGLEESSVAS; encoded by the coding sequence ATGACTGAACCGAGCGTGTTCACCCGCATCCTCAACGGCGAGATCCCCTCCGACATCGTCGCCGAGACCGAGAACGCGTTCGCCATCCGCGACATCGCCCCGCAGGCCCCGGTGCACCTGCTCGTCATCCCCAAGACACAGGAGTACCGCAACGTCGCCGAGCTCGCCGCGGGTGACCCGCAGCTGCTCGCCGAGATGGTCGGCCTGGCCTCGAGCCTGGCCGCCGAGCACGGTGACGGCGACTTCCGTCTGGTGTTCAACACCGGCCCGAGTGCCGGTCAGACCGTCTTCCACGTGCACGCGCACGTGCTGGCCGGTGGCTTGGAGGAGTCGAGTGTCGCAAGCTGA
- a CDS encoding 16S rRNA (uracil(1498)-N(3))-methyltransferase yields MALHFVDDAAEGAAPGDHVTLTGAEAHHAAAVRRVRVGEGVTLGDGRGTWLTGVCASVAPREVVVEVLEREVVPAPARRVVLVQALAKGDRDELAVQAATELGVDEVIPWQAARSISRWDAAKAEKGRSRWATIAREAGKQAHRAWLPEVAPVVTTRQLTQMAETAHVLVLEPTASVALTTLALTDDDRDVVLVVGPEGGIAPEELQALDAAGAVQVRLGATVLRTSTAGPAALAVVNASLGRW; encoded by the coding sequence ATGGCGCTGCACTTCGTCGATGACGCGGCCGAGGGAGCCGCGCCCGGCGACCACGTCACGCTGACGGGAGCCGAGGCGCACCACGCCGCCGCCGTCCGGCGCGTGCGCGTGGGCGAGGGCGTCACCCTCGGCGACGGCCGTGGCACCTGGCTCACCGGCGTCTGCGCGTCGGTCGCGCCTCGCGAGGTCGTCGTCGAGGTCCTCGAGCGCGAGGTCGTACCGGCGCCGGCTCGCCGCGTGGTGCTCGTGCAGGCGCTGGCGAAGGGCGACCGCGACGAGCTCGCCGTGCAGGCCGCGACCGAGCTCGGCGTGGACGAGGTGATCCCCTGGCAGGCGGCCCGCAGCATCTCGCGCTGGGATGCGGCCAAGGCCGAGAAGGGCCGCTCCCGCTGGGCGACCATCGCCCGCGAGGCCGGAAAGCAAGCGCACCGGGCGTGGCTTCCGGAGGTCGCCCCCGTCGTCACCACCCGGCAGCTGACGCAGATGGCCGAGACGGCCCACGTGCTGGTTCTCGAGCCCACGGCATCCGTTGCTCTGACGACGCTTGCGCTGACCGATGACGATCGCGACGTCGTGCTGGTGGTGGGCCCCGAGGGCGGCATCGCGCCGGAAGAGCTGCAGGCGCTGGATGCCGCCGGCGCGGTGCAGGTGCGCCTGGGCGCCACGGTGCTGCGCACCTCGACCGCGGGACCGGCTGCCCTCGCGGTCGTCAACGCGTCGCTCGGCCGCTGGTGA
- the dnaJ gene encoding molecular chaperone DnaJ: MADHYDVLGVSRDATPDEIKKAYRRLARELHPDVNPGEEASERFKLVTHAYDVLSDPDQRARYDMGGDSGLGGAGGFTNFGDIFETFFGAGGGGGRSGRPRSRRERGQDALVRVTLQLGDVVFGVHRDIEVDTAVLCDTCQGSCCQPGTQPATCDICHGTGHVQRTVRSLLGNMVTSQPCNVCQGYGTTIPFPCTTCQGQGRVRARRTVSLDIPAGVETGLRLQLPGSGEVGPAGGPNGDLYIEVTVASHETFSRESDDLLATLEVSMPDAILGTTTTIESLDGPVDLEVRPGVQSGDVLTIKGRGITPLRGAQRGDLRVAVHVVTPTRLDAKERALIEDFARRTKSPSPRLAEFHQGLFSKLRDRFRA; the protein is encoded by the coding sequence GTGGCTGACCACTATGACGTACTCGGCGTCTCGCGCGACGCGACCCCTGACGAGATCAAGAAGGCGTATCGCCGTCTCGCGCGTGAACTGCACCCCGACGTCAACCCGGGCGAGGAGGCATCGGAGCGCTTCAAGCTGGTGACCCACGCCTACGACGTGCTCAGCGACCCGGACCAGCGCGCGCGCTACGACATGGGCGGCGACAGCGGCCTCGGCGGCGCCGGCGGATTCACCAACTTCGGCGACATCTTCGAGACGTTCTTCGGTGCCGGCGGCGGCGGGGGCCGGTCGGGGCGCCCGCGATCGCGCCGCGAACGCGGGCAGGACGCGCTGGTGCGCGTCACGCTGCAGCTGGGCGACGTCGTGTTCGGCGTGCACCGCGACATCGAGGTCGACACCGCGGTGCTCTGCGACACCTGTCAGGGCTCGTGCTGCCAGCCCGGCACGCAGCCGGCGACCTGCGACATCTGCCACGGCACCGGACACGTGCAGCGCACCGTGCGCAGCCTGCTCGGCAACATGGTCACCTCGCAGCCCTGCAACGTGTGCCAGGGCTACGGCACGACCATTCCGTTCCCCTGCACCACGTGCCAGGGCCAGGGACGCGTGCGCGCCCGGCGCACGGTGTCGCTCGACATCCCCGCGGGCGTCGAGACCGGCTTGCGCCTGCAGCTGCCGGGATCGGGCGAGGTCGGCCCCGCGGGCGGCCCGAACGGCGACCTGTACATCGAGGTCACGGTGGCGTCGCACGAGACCTTCAGCCGCGAGAGCGATGACCTGCTCGCCACTCTCGAGGTGTCCATGCCCGACGCCATCCTCGGCACGACGACGACCATCGAATCGCTCGACGGTCCGGTCGACCTCGAGGTGCGCCCCGGCGTGCAGTCCGGCGACGTGCTCACGATCAAGGGCCGCGGCATCACGCCGTTGCGCGGCGCACAGCGCGGGGACCTGAGGGTGGCCGTGCACGTGGTGACGCCTACGCGCCTCGACGCCAAGGAGCGTGCCCTCATCGAGGACTTCGCCCGGCGCACGAAGTCGCCGAGCCCGCGGCTGGCCGAGTTCCACCAGGGTCTCTTCTCCAAGCTTCGCGACCGATTCCGCGCCTGA
- the hrcA gene encoding heat-inducible transcriptional repressor HrcA: MVSERGLQVLRAIVQDYVDTREPVGSKAIVERHAFGVSAATIRNDMAQLEDEELIVAPHTSSGRVPTDKGYRVFVDHLAQLRPLTTAQRSAIESFLEGSGDLDDLLARTVRALTQLTGQVAIVQYPSFARAHVSHLELVNLGGGRVIVIVVTDIGRVSQRIATVPTELDDEGMTRVRTRLASMLTGSSVQGGAQAIADLLAAPAQPDPFDHAVRSIAMVVAEELEEFRQDRLMLAGSATLARREQDFRGSIYPLLEAIEEQVTLIRLMTEMVPDDQGLAASIGRENEPFGLAEASVITGDYDATGSRARIGLLGPTRMDYPTNMAAVRAVAHYLSRLLEEDERSR, from the coding sequence ATGGTCAGCGAACGGGGCCTGCAGGTGCTGCGCGCCATCGTGCAGGACTACGTCGACACCCGCGAACCCGTGGGAAGCAAGGCGATCGTCGAGCGCCACGCGTTCGGCGTCTCGGCGGCCACGATCCGCAACGACATGGCGCAGCTCGAAGACGAAGAGCTCATCGTCGCACCGCACACCTCATCCGGGCGGGTACCCACCGACAAGGGCTACCGCGTCTTCGTCGATCACCTCGCGCAGCTGCGGCCACTGACCACGGCGCAGCGGTCGGCGATCGAGTCGTTCCTCGAAGGATCCGGCGACCTCGACGACCTGCTCGCGCGCACCGTGCGCGCCCTGACCCAGCTGACCGGCCAGGTCGCAATCGTGCAGTATCCGTCGTTCGCCCGGGCGCATGTGTCGCACCTGGAGCTGGTCAACCTCGGCGGCGGCCGCGTGATCGTCATCGTCGTGACCGACATCGGCCGGGTGTCCCAGCGCATCGCGACCGTGCCGACCGAACTCGACGACGAGGGCATGACCCGGGTGCGGACACGGCTTGCCAGCATGCTCACCGGCAGCAGCGTGCAGGGCGGCGCCCAGGCCATCGCGGACCTGCTCGCCGCACCGGCGCAGCCCGATCCGTTCGACCACGCCGTCCGCTCGATCGCAATGGTCGTCGCCGAGGAGCTCGAGGAGTTCCGGCAGGATCGCCTCATGCTCGCCGGCAGCGCCACCCTTGCGCGGCGGGAGCAGGACTTCCGCGGCAGCATCTACCCGCTGCTGGAGGCGATCGAGGAGCAGGTGACGCTCATCCGCCTCATGACCGAGATGGTCCCGGACGACCAGGGTCTGGCGGCGAGCATCGGGCGCGAGAACGAGCCGTTCGGGCTCGCCGAGGCATCCGTCATCACCGGCGACTACGACGCCACCGGTTCCCGTGCGCGCATCGGGCTGCTCGGCCCCACGCGCATGGATTACCCCACGAACATGGCGGCCGTACGCGCCGTCGCACATTATCTGAGCCGGCTGCTCGAAGAAGACGAGCGCTCGCGCTGA
- the hemW gene encoding radical SAM family heme chaperone HemW — MPSTLPVGDPAPADGALPQDLPVDPAVDFGVYLHVPFCRVRCGYCDFNTYTAGELRGARQDQYADTLLREVALSREVLAAAGAIRPASTVFFGGGTPTLLPAGDLGRMLAGVRDCFGIAPGAEVTVEANPDTVTETVVADLAASGVTRLSIGMQSAVPRVLAALDRTHNPDNVATAVAAARSAGLDVSVDLIYGAPGESLDDWRRSIETAVALAPDHISAYALIIEEGTKLHRQIRRGEVPAPDDDLQADMYELADEMLAGAGFDWYEVSNWARGEAHRSRHNLAYWRGSDWWGYGPGAHSHVAGLRWWNVKHPAAYAQRLAAGESPAAGRERPDAASRNLEDVLLRSRIRDGLAVSEVTDAGRHAVAALIADGLIDGASALRGRIVLTRRGRLLADAVVRALTA; from the coding sequence ATGCCCTCCACTCTTCCCGTCGGCGACCCGGCGCCTGCAGACGGCGCGCTGCCCCAGGACCTCCCCGTCGACCCAGCAGTCGACTTCGGCGTCTACCTGCACGTGCCGTTCTGCCGCGTCCGCTGCGGGTACTGCGACTTCAACACCTACACCGCGGGGGAGCTGCGCGGCGCACGCCAGGACCAGTACGCCGACACGCTGCTGCGCGAGGTCGCGCTGTCGCGCGAGGTGCTGGCCGCCGCCGGGGCTATCCGCCCGGCGAGCACCGTCTTCTTCGGCGGCGGCACGCCCACCCTGCTCCCCGCCGGCGACCTCGGCCGCATGCTCGCCGGGGTGCGCGACTGCTTCGGCATCGCGCCGGGGGCCGAAGTCACGGTCGAGGCCAACCCCGACACTGTCACCGAGACGGTGGTCGCCGACCTCGCCGCCTCCGGCGTCACCCGGCTGTCGATCGGAATGCAGTCCGCCGTCCCCCGCGTGCTGGCGGCGCTGGACCGCACCCACAACCCCGACAACGTCGCCACTGCGGTGGCCGCCGCCCGGAGCGCGGGGCTCGACGTGAGCGTCGACCTCATCTACGGTGCGCCCGGGGAGTCGCTCGACGACTGGCGGCGGTCGATCGAGACCGCCGTCGCGCTCGCCCCCGACCACATCTCCGCCTACGCCCTCATCATCGAGGAGGGCACGAAGCTGCACCGCCAGATCCGCCGCGGCGAGGTCCCGGCCCCCGACGACGACCTGCAGGCCGACATGTACGAGCTGGCCGACGAGATGCTCGCCGGCGCCGGCTTCGACTGGTACGAGGTGTCGAACTGGGCGCGTGGCGAGGCGCACCGCTCGCGGCACAACCTCGCATACTGGCGCGGCTCCGATTGGTGGGGGTACGGCCCCGGCGCGCACAGCCACGTCGCGGGGCTGCGCTGGTGGAACGTGAAGCACCCCGCCGCCTACGCCCAGCGCCTGGCCGCAGGCGAGTCTCCCGCAGCGGGCAGGGAACGCCCCGACGCGGCATCCCGCAACCTCGAGGACGTGCTGCTGCGCTCGCGCATCCGCGACGGCTTGGCGGTCTCCGAGGTGACGGATGCCGGGCGGCACGCGGTGGCGGCCCTGATCGCCGACGGTCTGATCGACGGCGCCTCGGCCTTGCGGGGCCGCATCGTGCTCACCCGCCGTGGCCGCCTGCTCGCCGACGCGGTCGTGCGCGCCCTGACCGCCTGA
- a CDS encoding DUF1990 domain-containing protein has product MRRGTFRDETVDYAAVGATQASDLLQYPPERSIPAAEAWRLGSGEDRFRTAGEALLSWGAQRGAGLELEDVRPASGPSYSGVAFDAEGNAIAPSRREAEQRYDADGTPYVGAGTTVHVRGRVKGHRADAELRVIFCVEEARRIGFALGTVGGSVVSGEESFMIEWRDNDEVWFTVRAFDAPTAPLYRLLPPLVRRRRRELFRGYLRAISPLYTTSS; this is encoded by the coding sequence ATGCGCCGCGGGACCTTCAGGGACGAGACGGTCGACTACGCCGCCGTCGGGGCGACGCAGGCGTCCGACCTTCTGCAGTACCCGCCCGAGCGCAGCATCCCCGCCGCAGAGGCGTGGCGCCTCGGCAGTGGCGAGGACCGCTTCCGCACGGCCGGCGAAGCGCTGCTGTCGTGGGGCGCGCAGCGCGGGGCGGGCCTGGAGCTCGAGGACGTTCGCCCGGCGTCTGGACCGTCCTACTCCGGTGTCGCGTTCGACGCGGAGGGCAACGCCATCGCCCCCAGCCGCCGCGAGGCTGAGCAGCGCTACGACGCCGACGGCACCCCCTACGTCGGCGCCGGCACCACGGTGCACGTGCGCGGCCGCGTCAAGGGCCACCGCGCCGACGCCGAACTGCGCGTCATCTTCTGCGTCGAAGAGGCCCGCCGCATCGGCTTCGCCCTCGGCACCGTCGGCGGCTCGGTCGTCAGCGGCGAGGAGTCGTTCATGATCGAGTGGCGCGACAACGACGAGGTCTGGTTCACCGTCCGCGCGTTCGACGCGCCGACCGCGCCGCTTTACCGCCTGCTGCCGCCGCTCGTGCGGCGCCGGCGCCGCGAACTGTTCCGCGGTTACCTGCGGGCGATCTCGCCGCTGTACACGACATCGTCCTGA
- the lepA gene encoding translation elongation factor 4, protein MSPRALTPLAPAATPPAQIRNFCIIAHIDHGKSTLADRMLQITGVVSDRDMRAQYLDRMDIERERGITIKSQAVRMPWAAGGETFALNMIDTPGHVDFTYEVSRSLAACEGAVLLVDAAQGIEAQTLANLYLALENDLQIIPVLNKIDLPAADPDKFAAELAGLIGGRPEDVLRVSGKTGVGVEELLDRIVRDVPAPRGDADAPARAMIFDSVYDSYRGVVTYVRMIDGKLEPRERIQMMSTRATHELLEIGVSNPEPVPTKGLGVGEVGYLITGVKDVRQSKVGDTITTHRKPATEALPGYTDPKPMVFSGIYPIDGSDYAELREALDKLKLSDASLQYEPETSVALGFGFRCGFLGLLHLEIITERLSREFGLDLITTAPSVPYEVHTDTGETITVTNPSEYPDGRVAEVSEPVVKVGILLPKEYVGTVMELCQGRRGTLLGMDYLSEDRVELRYNMPLGEIVFDFFDHLKSRTQGYASLDYEPAGSQTADLVKVDILLQGEKVDAFSSIVHRDKAYAYGTLMTERLRKLIPRQQFEVPIQAAIGARIIARENIRAIRKDVLAKCYGGDITRKRKLLEKQKEGKKRMKMVGRVEVPQEAFIAALSGDVDGKK, encoded by the coding sequence ATGTCACCCCGTGCCCTCACGCCGCTCGCGCCCGCAGCCACGCCGCCCGCGCAGATCCGCAACTTCTGCATCATCGCCCACATCGACCACGGCAAGTCCACGCTGGCCGACCGCATGCTGCAGATCACCGGCGTCGTGTCCGATCGCGACATGCGCGCCCAGTACCTCGACCGCATGGACATCGAGCGTGAGCGCGGCATCACGATCAAGTCGCAGGCGGTACGCATGCCGTGGGCCGCAGGCGGCGAGACCTTTGCACTGAACATGATCGACACTCCCGGGCACGTCGACTTCACCTACGAGGTCAGTCGGTCCCTCGCCGCCTGTGAGGGGGCAGTCCTTCTCGTGGATGCCGCCCAGGGCATCGAGGCGCAGACGCTCGCCAACCTGTACCTCGCGCTCGAGAACGATCTGCAGATCATCCCGGTGCTGAACAAGATCGACCTTCCGGCGGCCGACCCGGACAAGTTCGCCGCCGAGCTTGCCGGCCTCATCGGCGGACGGCCCGAGGACGTGCTGCGCGTCAGCGGCAAGACCGGCGTGGGCGTCGAAGAGCTGCTCGACCGCATCGTCCGCGATGTGCCGGCGCCGCGCGGCGACGCCGACGCACCCGCCCGTGCCATGATCTTCGACTCGGTCTACGACTCCTATCGCGGCGTGGTGACCTACGTACGCATGATCGACGGCAAGCTGGAGCCGCGCGAGCGCATCCAGATGATGTCGACGCGGGCCACGCACGAGCTGCTGGAGATCGGGGTGTCCAACCCCGAGCCGGTCCCCACGAAAGGGCTCGGCGTCGGCGAGGTGGGCTACCTCATCACCGGTGTGAAGGACGTGCGCCAGTCCAAGGTCGGCGACACGATCACCACCCACCGCAAGCCCGCCACCGAGGCGCTTCCCGGCTACACCGACCCGAAGCCGATGGTCTTCTCCGGCATCTACCCGATCGACGGCAGCGACTACGCGGAGCTGCGCGAGGCCCTCGACAAGCTCAAGCTCTCCGACGCCTCGCTGCAGTACGAGCCCGAGACCTCGGTGGCGCTGGGCTTCGGCTTCCGCTGTGGATTCCTGGGCCTGCTGCACCTGGAGATCATCACCGAGCGGCTCTCGCGCGAGTTCGGCCTGGACCTCATCACCACGGCGCCGTCGGTGCCGTACGAGGTGCATACCGACACCGGCGAGACGATCACGGTCACCAACCCCAGCGAGTACCCCGATGGGCGCGTCGCCGAGGTGTCGGAGCCCGTCGTCAAGGTCGGCATCCTGCTCCCCAAGGAATACGTCGGCACCGTGATGGAGCTCTGCCAGGGCCGCCGCGGCACCCTGCTGGGCATGGACTACCTGAGCGAGGACCGCGTCGAGCTGCGCTACAACATGCCGCTCGGTGAGATCGTGTTCGACTTCTTCGACCACCTCAAGAGCCGCACGCAGGGCTACGCGAGCCTGGACTACGAGCCCGCCGGCTCGCAGACGGCCGATCTCGTCAAGGTCGACATCCTGCTGCAGGGCGAGAAGGTGGATGCCTTCAGCTCGATCGTCCACCGCGACAAGGCCTACGCGTACGGAACGCTGATGACCGAGCGCCTGCGCAAACTCATCCCGCGCCAGCAGTTCGAGGTGCCCATCCAGGCGGCCATCGGCGCACGCATCATCGCCCGCGAGAACATCCGCGCCATTCGCAAGGACGTGCTGGCCAAGTGCTACGGCGGTGACATCACGCGCAAGCGCAAGCTGCTGGAGAAGCAGAAGGAAGGCAAGAAGCGCATGAAGATGGTCGGCCGCGTCGAGGTGCCCCAGGAGGCGTTCATCGCCGCCCTGTCGGGCGACGTCGACGGCAAGAAGTAG